The proteins below come from a single Fusobacterium nucleatum genomic window:
- a CDS encoding diguanylate phosphodiesterase, which produces MKNFELRPIYYPKGSYLNYILEIWVDGVNISQFYEDNKLRIDVGYIFHIYNFFDDYLEDIMREQVLPYEDVEGKTIFETIDNIKEKYFYWLKDDYEHNTDDETDEEMEQIISISEPLYDWQRAHRWLSSGPFLYIPDTIFRRIGDKIEISWDTTWDITYQQRKYENENIKFISTKGVSYIDANEFYLEIKNFLKKIDDISKIQNEKFQLISETGKLIYAKDPYNNIEFKEEKEFLQDLEKIDYKFFTIYELVLITEKDKKVVPIILKYLSKIEDENIKTHLVYFLAVKNYKEASEKLIKEFYNAKTNEYKIALSKALSTIYNKDVLNELLEMAENKEFKNVNFPIISTLNKYKDKRVKKFLKE; this is translated from the coding sequence ATGAAAAATTTTGAATTAAGACCTATTTATTATCCAAAGGGTTCATACTTAAATTATATATTAGAAATTTGGGTAGATGGAGTTAATATAAGTCAATTTTATGAAGACAATAAATTGAGAATAGATGTAGGGTATATCTTTCATATTTATAATTTTTTTGATGACTATTTAGAAGATATTATGAGAGAACAAGTTTTACCTTATGAAGATGTAGAGGGTAAAACAATTTTTGAAACCATAGACAATATTAAAGAAAAATATTTTTATTGGCTAAAAGATGATTATGAACATAACACAGATGATGAAACTGATGAAGAAATGGAGCAAATAATTAGTATATCAGAACCTTTGTATGATTGGCAAAGAGCACATCGTTGGCTTTCATCAGGACCATTTTTGTACATACCAGATACTATTTTTAGAAGGATAGGAGATAAAATAGAAATTTCTTGGGATACTACTTGGGATATTACATATCAACAAAGAAAATATGAAAATGAAAATATCAAATTTATTTCAACAAAGGGAGTAAGTTATATTGATGCCAATGAGTTTTACTTGGAAATAAAAAATTTTTTAAAAAAGATAGATGATATATCAAAAATTCAAAATGAAAAATTTCAGCTTATTAGTGAAACAGGAAAATTAATATATGCAAAAGACCCTTATAATAATATTGAATTTAAAGAAGAAAAAGAATTTTTACAAGATTTAGAAAAAATAGATTATAAATTTTTCACTATATATGAATTAGTGTTAATAACAGAAAAAGATAAAAAAGTAGTTCCAATTATATTGAAATATCTTTCAAAAATAGAAGATGAAAATATAAAAACACATTTAGTTTATTTTTTAGCAGTAAAGAATTATAAGGAAGCCTCTGAAAAACTAATAAAAGAATTTTATAATGCTAAAACAAATGAATATAAAATAGCGTTATCGAAGGCTTTATCAACTATTTATAATAAAGATGTTTTAAATGAATTATTAGAAATGGCTGAAAATAAAGAATTTAAAAATGTAAATTTTCCAATTATATCCACTTTAAATAAATATAAAGATAAAAGAGTAAAAAAATTTTTAAAAGAATAG